Proteins co-encoded in one Bremerella sp. TYQ1 genomic window:
- a CDS encoding 2-oxoacid:ferredoxin oxidoreductase subunit beta, with protein MASAELPVLKPADYGTDQDVRWCPGCGDYSILAQMKKVMSTLNMSREDTVFVSGIGCSSRFPYYMNTYGMHSVHGRAPAFATGLKSSRQDLTVFVITGDGDALSIGGNHLMHVLRRNVNLNIILFNNRIYGLTKGQYSPTSEKGKITKSTPMGAIDNPINPLSIALSCEATFVARSIDVHIKHLAATLERAVAHKGVSFVEVYQNCNVFNDGAYKWATDKDTKADTILELEHGKPLIFGKDRDKGIRLNGMTPEVVDVGKGISEDDLLFHDAKTSDPTLAYLLTRMSHPEFPEPIGVLRDVDAPCYDDAINYQVKTAKEAKGEASLDKLFNSGDTWVVE; from the coding sequence ATGGCATCTGCAGAACTGCCTGTATTGAAGCCCGCGGACTACGGTACCGACCAGGACGTGCGTTGGTGCCCCGGTTGCGGTGACTACTCGATTTTGGCCCAAATGAAGAAGGTCATGTCGACGCTCAACATGAGCCGCGAAGACACGGTCTTCGTCAGCGGTATCGGTTGTAGCAGTCGCTTTCCGTACTACATGAACACCTACGGTATGCACAGCGTGCATGGTCGTGCTCCAGCTTTCGCCACAGGGCTGAAGTCTTCGCGACAAGATCTGACGGTGTTCGTCATCACCGGCGACGGCGACGCACTTTCGATCGGTGGTAATCACCTGATGCATGTGCTGCGTCGAAACGTGAATTTGAACATCATCCTGTTCAACAACCGCATTTATGGTTTGACGAAAGGGCAGTACTCGCCAACTTCCGAAAAGGGGAAGATCACCAAGAGTACGCCAATGGGAGCGATCGATAACCCGATCAACCCGCTTTCGATTGCCCTTTCCTGCGAAGCGACGTTTGTAGCTCGTTCGATTGATGTCCACATCAAGCACTTGGCAGCTACGCTGGAGCGAGCCGTCGCCCATAAGGGTGTTTCGTTCGTCGAGGTTTACCAGAACTGCAACGTCTTCAACGACGGTGCCTATAAGTGGGCCACCGACAAAGACACCAAGGCCGACACGATTTTGGAACTGGAGCATGGCAAGCCGCTGATCTTTGGTAAGGATCGCGACAAGGGGATTCGTCTGAACGGTATGACCCCAGAAGTGGTCGATGTTGGCAAGGGGATCAGCGAAGACGATCTGCTGTTCCACGATGCGAAAACGAGCGACCCAACGCTGGCCTATCTGCTAACGCGAATGTCGCATCCGGAATTTCCGGAACCAATCGGCGTGCTGCGAGATGTTGACGCACCTTGCTACGATGACGCGATCAACTATCAGGTCAAAACCGCCAAAGAAGCCAAGGGTGAAGCCAGCTTGGATAAGCTCTTTAACTCGGGGGATACCTGGGTAGTCGAATAA
- a CDS encoding thiol-disulfide oxidoreductase DCC family protein encodes MRRNPRISGFLSGEGENAEKSEMMATQAETRSEKSALPRPEANRVTDVVIYDGHCRICTGGVRILYRLDVMKRLSFLSLHDGDVALVAPNLTHDQMMEEMWVVDMQDRQYSGAKAFRYLTRRLVLLWPAMPLLQIPGSLPLWNWLYQKVAAARYRFGKNTEDDCGDACAIHFGPKKDAKNSN; translated from the coding sequence ATGAGACGAAATCCTCGCATTTCAGGATTCTTGTCAGGCGAAGGTGAAAACGCGGAAAAGAGCGAGATGATGGCAACTCAAGCCGAAACACGATCCGAAAAATCTGCGTTGCCCCGTCCCGAGGCCAATCGGGTCACGGACGTCGTAATCTATGACGGTCACTGCCGAATTTGCACCGGAGGCGTGCGCATTTTGTATCGCCTGGATGTCATGAAGCGGCTTTCGTTTCTTTCATTGCACGATGGCGATGTCGCACTCGTGGCGCCTAATCTGACGCACGATCAGATGATGGAAGAAATGTGGGTCGTTGATATGCAAGACCGTCAGTACAGCGGCGCGAAGGCATTTCGCTATTTGACCAGGCGGCTTGTGCTGTTGTGGCCAGCGATGCCACTTTTGCAAATTCCTGGTTCCCTTCCACTTTGGAACTGGCTTTATCAAAAGGTCGCCGCCGCGAGATACCGATTTGGTAAGAATACCGAAGACGACTGCGGTGACGCATGCGCGATTCACTTTGGTCCGAAGAAAGATGCGAAGAACTCGAATTGA
- a CDS encoding sialate O-acetylesterase, whose protein sequence is MICRLLSLFVFSASLFAASCLNGQEKVDVYILSGQSNMAGSGNKSQLPEAWKKTLPSVQYWDGKKFVDFDPMALNLNGGQRFGPEVGFAGTMASLHPDQKIYVVKFALSGQPLHAGFHGAKWNGEEPGPNRNTFYPGTSPEDPNMGNHYKRLRDQFNKAFTALRESGKQPQLRGIAWMQGEADAKQEVSATKYDQSIALLKSRIEEDCQSGPVPLAMGQVLPHIPWMERFTHRNEIRQAQEDADMRSGSERAILGVWNVPTDGMPLLADTVHYDTTGQLMLGTSFALGVLEAEHQMKMLAADDDPE, encoded by the coding sequence ATGATTTGTCGCTTGTTATCTTTGTTCGTGTTTTCAGCCAGTCTATTCGCGGCGTCCTGTCTAAACGGCCAAGAGAAAGTAGACGTCTACATCCTCTCCGGTCAGTCCAACATGGCTGGCAGTGGCAACAAATCGCAACTTCCGGAAGCATGGAAGAAGACATTACCTTCGGTCCAGTACTGGGACGGGAAAAAGTTTGTCGACTTCGATCCCATGGCATTGAATTTAAATGGAGGCCAACGCTTTGGTCCCGAAGTGGGCTTCGCTGGCACCATGGCATCACTTCATCCCGATCAGAAGATCTATGTCGTGAAGTTCGCTTTGAGTGGCCAGCCACTGCACGCAGGCTTCCATGGGGCGAAGTGGAATGGCGAAGAGCCCGGGCCCAATCGCAACACGTTCTATCCTGGGACATCGCCGGAAGACCCCAACATGGGAAATCACTACAAGCGACTACGTGATCAGTTCAACAAAGCGTTTACTGCATTGAGAGAATCTGGCAAACAACCTCAGCTGCGCGGAATCGCTTGGATGCAAGGAGAAGCAGACGCCAAACAGGAAGTTTCCGCCACGAAATACGACCAATCGATTGCACTACTGAAGTCACGCATTGAAGAAGACTGCCAAAGCGGGCCAGTTCCGCTGGCGATGGGCCAAGTTCTTCCGCACATTCCATGGATGGAACGCTTCACTCATCGCAATGAAATTCGCCAAGCTCAAGAAGACGCCGACATGCGATCAGGTTCCGAGCGAGCCATTCTCGGCGTATGGAACGTCCCAACCGACGGGATGCCGCTGCTAGCAGATACGGTTCACTACGATACAACCGGTCAGCTCATGCTAGGCACCTCCTTCGCCTTGGGGGTTCTCGAGGCGGAACATCAAATGAAGATGCTGGCTGCCGACGATGATCCAGAATAA
- a CDS encoding lipopolysaccharide assembly protein LapB translates to MLRIWKESDRILWMLILFYLVVLISAATSTLRSAVSASQPASLVEMAWAAEGDLSEEDRAAAHQILADHLAWMQDNLPAQWGRYSFAERAEWVFQSMHDRLLTGEYDENQNALSVALQKGDYNCVSATILFQILTERAGLPTVAMQTRGHVWCRLLSRPELDIETTCPTWFLLEPHDRDQSPAVQARSEARALSARGLAAKIPYNKASLAAAQQDYAEAIELLNFALALDPQDAASLRNRSAILNNWAVACVGQQDFETALDLLKRMEQQSPTDPDLDENRRKIVDAVIDQWCRSGRYAEALRLLDWQADVASSRHSTRSIYESWIEDASRRGDWFEAKNALRSAISALEDDPLSVAQLRRQYRQFSPG, encoded by the coding sequence ATGCTTCGAATTTGGAAGGAATCTGACCGCATCCTTTGGATGTTGATTCTGTTTTACCTGGTGGTCCTGATTTCTGCAGCGACGTCGACGCTGCGATCCGCCGTCAGCGCCTCGCAGCCAGCCAGTCTTGTCGAAATGGCGTGGGCCGCCGAAGGCGACCTTTCTGAAGAAGACCGAGCGGCCGCGCATCAAATCCTGGCCGATCATCTGGCGTGGATGCAAGATAATCTTCCCGCGCAATGGGGACGCTACTCATTCGCGGAACGAGCGGAATGGGTTTTTCAATCGATGCACGATCGATTGCTGACTGGGGAATACGACGAAAACCAAAACGCATTGAGCGTTGCTCTTCAGAAGGGGGATTACAATTGCGTCTCGGCGACCATCCTGTTCCAAATTTTGACGGAGCGAGCGGGACTGCCGACCGTTGCGATGCAGACACGTGGGCACGTTTGGTGTCGACTGTTGAGTCGTCCTGAATTAGATATTGAAACGACTTGTCCGACTTGGTTTTTATTGGAACCGCACGACCGCGATCAATCGCCGGCCGTGCAAGCCAGAAGCGAAGCGAGGGCTTTATCGGCACGCGGCCTGGCAGCCAAAATTCCTTATAACAAAGCCAGCCTGGCAGCCGCTCAACAAGATTACGCGGAAGCAATTGAACTGCTTAACTTTGCTTTGGCACTCGATCCTCAAGATGCCGCGTCACTCCGAAATCGTAGCGCGATTCTGAATAACTGGGCCGTTGCATGTGTCGGACAGCAGGACTTCGAGACCGCGCTCGACTTGTTGAAACGGATGGAACAGCAATCGCCTACCGATCCCGATTTAGACGAGAACCGTCGGAAGATCGTCGATGCAGTGATCGACCAATGGTGCCGTAGCGGACGCTATGCCGAGGCACTGCGTTTGTTAGATTGGCAAGCCGATGTTGCTTCGAGCCGTCATTCAACGCGATCGATCTACGAAAGCTGGATTGAAGATGCCAGTCGTCGTGGGGACTGGTTCGAGGCTAAAAATGCCCTACGATCCGCAATATCGGCATTGGAAGACGATCCACTGTCGGTGGCTCAATTGCGTCGACAATATCGCCAGTTCTCGCCTGGGTAA
- a CDS encoding redoxin domain-containing protein gives MNRRILALLLIAVSALPLWARESNVEPKPIGKHIAEFDLKDFRGKTHKLSDYSESKVVVLAFIGCECPVAKRYSVTLQQLADQFADDQVTILAVDANQHDSMTEMAAFARIHSLKIPFLKDLANRLADDVGARRTPEVVLLDQARTIQYRGRIDDHFLVGNVRDAATRNDLKIAIEEVLAGKKVSVPETDPVGCHIGRILEADESAEVTYSNQIARIFQNRCVECHREGQIAPFALTDYDEVVGWAEMIAEVVEDQRMPPWHADPKYGHFANDRHLSAKEKETILKWVEAGAPQGDLKQLPKPSTFVEGWTLPSKPEFVLNITDEPYAVPAEGEVKYKYFVVDPKFTEDKWIKAAELRPGNLQVVHHILCFALPPRANLRDLPQEGGARGFLVGYVPGKDATEYAQGMAKRVPAGSKLIFQMHYTPIGSPQEDQSQLGLIFADPQEIDYEVKTTSAVRRRLSIPPHASNHKEEADADQFNDDDTLLLTFMPHMHLRGKSFRYVAVGPDGREEILIDIPKYDFNWQTAYELAEPRKMTKGSHIHAIAHYDNSKGNLFNPDPTKTVRWGDQTWDEMMIGYFDIAVPVKPSEVATTDQPGKVSKEVLDKANQLITKFDTNQDGTVARSEVPEKGRNVFDRLDTNGDKNVTKQELIDIFQQYPAVMRMIR, from the coding sequence GTGAACCGACGTATCCTTGCTCTCTTGCTGATTGCCGTCTCCGCGTTGCCGCTGTGGGCTCGGGAATCGAATGTCGAGCCGAAGCCGATCGGGAAACACATTGCCGAGTTCGACTTGAAAGACTTCCGCGGCAAGACACACAAGCTGTCGGATTACTCCGAAAGCAAAGTGGTCGTTCTGGCATTCATCGGCTGCGAATGCCCAGTCGCAAAGCGTTACTCCGTGACGCTTCAACAGTTGGCCGATCAGTTTGCCGACGATCAAGTCACCATTCTTGCGGTCGATGCCAATCAGCATGATTCGATGACCGAGATGGCAGCATTTGCCCGTATCCACTCACTGAAAATCCCGTTTCTGAAAGACCTCGCCAATCGCCTTGCCGATGACGTAGGTGCCCGACGAACTCCTGAAGTTGTTCTCTTAGATCAGGCTCGGACGATTCAGTATCGAGGCCGGATCGACGATCATTTTCTTGTCGGCAATGTCCGTGATGCCGCGACACGGAATGACTTGAAGATCGCTATCGAAGAAGTCCTGGCAGGCAAGAAGGTGAGCGTTCCGGAAACTGATCCAGTCGGTTGCCATATCGGCCGTATCTTGGAAGCAGACGAATCAGCTGAGGTGACCTATTCCAATCAGATCGCGAGGATCTTTCAGAATCGCTGCGTTGAATGTCACCGCGAAGGCCAAATTGCTCCATTTGCGCTGACCGACTACGACGAGGTGGTTGGCTGGGCAGAGATGATTGCCGAAGTCGTGGAAGATCAGCGGATGCCACCATGGCACGCCGATCCGAAGTACGGCCACTTCGCCAACGATCGTCATCTTTCCGCGAAGGAAAAAGAAACGATTTTGAAGTGGGTCGAAGCCGGGGCACCTCAAGGGGACTTAAAGCAACTACCCAAGCCAAGTACTTTCGTTGAAGGCTGGACGTTGCCGAGCAAGCCAGAATTCGTCCTGAACATCACCGACGAACCGTACGCCGTACCAGCCGAAGGAGAAGTGAAGTACAAGTACTTTGTCGTCGATCCGAAATTCACGGAAGACAAGTGGATTAAAGCAGCCGAGCTTCGCCCAGGCAACTTGCAGGTTGTGCATCACATTCTGTGCTTTGCGTTGCCTCCACGAGCCAACCTTCGTGATCTACCACAAGAAGGTGGTGCTCGCGGTTTCCTGGTCGGCTATGTGCCTGGCAAAGATGCCACCGAGTATGCCCAAGGCATGGCTAAACGAGTTCCGGCGGGATCGAAATTGATCTTTCAAATGCACTACACTCCAATTGGCTCGCCTCAGGAAGATCAAAGTCAGCTCGGCTTAATCTTCGCAGATCCTCAGGAAATTGATTACGAAGTCAAAACGACCAGCGCGGTGAGGCGGCGGTTATCGATCCCCCCCCACGCAAGTAACCACAAGGAAGAAGCCGACGCCGATCAATTCAACGATGACGATACACTGCTTCTGACATTCATGCCGCATATGCACTTACGCGGAAAGTCGTTCCGCTACGTTGCCGTCGGGCCGGATGGCCGTGAAGAGATCCTGATCGACATCCCCAAGTACGATTTCAACTGGCAAACGGCTTACGAACTTGCCGAACCGAGGAAGATGACCAAGGGCTCGCATATTCATGCAATCGCCCACTACGACAATTCCAAGGGTAACCTGTTTAATCCTGATCCAACGAAGACCGTTCGTTGGGGAGATCAAACGTGGGACGAGATGATGATCGGCTATTTCGACATCGCGGTTCCCGTAAAGCCGAGCGAAGTCGCGACAACCGATCAGCCTGGAAAGGTTTCAAAGGAAGTACTCGACAAAGCGAATCAGCTGATCACGAAATTCGATACCAACCAAGATGGTACCGTCGCTCGTAGTGAGGTGCCCGAGAAGGGACGCAACGTCTTTGATCGGCTCGATACCAATGGCGACAAAAACGTCACGAAGCAGGAGCTGATCGATATTTTCCAACAGTATCCAGCCGTGATGCGGATGATCCGCTAG